The following proteins are co-located in the Fodinibius salicampi genome:
- a CDS encoding response regulator — protein sequence MSFKILVVDDCAVMRKVIEKTIHICGLDCGSIFEASNGEEGLSILSENEIDLLLIDINMPVMDGMKMLREVRERDYVKDFPVLIVSAESNEERIEEVNRQGAVFIHKPFTPEKLRGKLLDLIENR from the coding sequence ATGTCCTTTAAAATACTTGTTGTTGACGACTGTGCTGTTATGCGTAAAGTGATTGAAAAAACAATTCACATTTGTGGTCTTGATTGTGGCTCTATATTCGAGGCGAGTAATGGAGAAGAAGGACTTTCCATATTGAGTGAAAATGAGATAGACTTGCTGCTGATTGACATCAATATGCCGGTTATGGATGGAATGAAGATGTTAAGAGAGGTAAGGGAAAGGGATTATGTGAAGGATTTTCCTGTCTTAATAGTATCGGCCGAAAGCAATGAGGAACGTATTGAGGAAGTTAACCGCCAGGGAGCCGTATTTATACATAAGCCATTTACGCCAGAGAAGCTCCGTGGAAAGTTGCTGGACCTTATTGAGAATAGATGA
- a CDS encoding protein-glutamate methylesterase/protein-glutamine glutaminase — protein sequence MIKVLVVDDSALVRKLLTKELNKQKDIEVVGTALNPYIAREKIAKLKPDVLTLDLEMPRMDGLSFLSKLMKHHPMPVVVVSSLTPQNSENALEALRLGAVDVICKPGSAYSTQNISREIIQAVRAASVARFDHNVSVPAPKQVSVNINNNDSYSSQARLKETTKKIVAIGASTGGTKALEVVLPALPYNLPGIVIVQHMPPVFTKSFADRLDTICKVSVKEAEDGDWIRPGQVLIAPGNYHMLVEKKGAKYYTKIKQGPPVHHHRPSVDVMFNSVAKAAGMNATGVILTGMGADGAKGLLAMKKEGAHTIGQDEDSCVVYGMPKVAHEVGAVLETQPLSKIAEAIIARTKEKVI from the coding sequence ATGATTAAGGTATTGGTAGTTGATGACTCGGCGCTGGTAAGAAAACTGTTAACGAAAGAGCTAAATAAACAGAAAGATATAGAGGTCGTGGGTACAGCCCTGAATCCTTATATAGCACGGGAAAAAATTGCCAAGCTTAAACCTGATGTTTTAACGCTCGATCTGGAAATGCCGCGGATGGACGGGCTTTCGTTTTTATCCAAATTAATGAAACATCATCCTATGCCGGTGGTGGTTGTGAGTTCATTAACTCCCCAAAATAGCGAAAATGCGTTGGAAGCTCTCCGGTTGGGCGCAGTGGACGTGATTTGTAAGCCCGGATCAGCTTATTCAACACAAAATATATCCCGGGAAATTATTCAGGCAGTACGGGCTGCTTCAGTAGCAAGATTTGATCATAATGTTAGCGTTCCGGCTCCCAAACAGGTGAGCGTCAATATTAATAATAATGACAGCTATTCATCCCAGGCCCGTCTTAAGGAAACCACAAAGAAAATTGTAGCTATTGGCGCCTCCACTGGGGGAACAAAGGCACTGGAAGTAGTGCTCCCGGCTCTGCCTTATAATCTTCCTGGTATAGTAATTGTCCAGCATATGCCTCCGGTTTTTACCAAAAGTTTCGCTGATCGTCTGGATACCATATGTAAAGTAAGTGTTAAGGAGGCGGAAGATGGAGACTGGATACGGCCGGGACAGGTACTGATTGCGCCCGGAAATTACCATATGCTTGTAGAGAAAAAGGGAGCCAAATACTATACCAAAATTAAGCAAGGGCCGCCGGTACACCATCACCGTCCCAGTGTGGATGTTATGTTTAATTCTGTCGCCAAGGCTGCCGGAATGAATGCAACGGGTGTTATTTTGACCGGGATGGGAGCGGATGGGGCAAAGGGATTATTAGCGATGAAGAAAGAGGGAGCACATACGATTGGGCAAGATGAAGATAGCTGTGTAGTATATGGAATGCCCAAGGTTGCTCATGAAGTCGGAGCAGTATTAGAAACACAGCCATTATCAAAAATTGCAGAAGCTATTATTGCAAGGACAAAAGAGAAAGTCATATAA
- a CDS encoding chemotaxis protein CheX: MSTRLKDKIYDIAVNAFEVTCFMFSLEEQEIDEPPKISENIKRAAVDFNGAAEGRMVIHPSEELLTAVAANMLGVENPNEEEKSGALCEIANIICGNIVPLFADDDAICYVEPPIIIEENTAGLKDKGDKETERVQIYLDEGTVEISVYYSIEVKL; encoded by the coding sequence ATGAGTACAAGGTTAAAAGATAAAATATATGATATAGCAGTAAATGCCTTTGAGGTCACCTGTTTTATGTTCTCTCTTGAGGAACAGGAGATAGACGAGCCGCCAAAAATTTCTGAAAATATAAAGCGTGCTGCGGTTGACTTTAATGGCGCCGCGGAAGGTAGAATGGTTATACATCCTTCTGAAGAATTGTTGACGGCAGTAGCTGCAAATATGTTGGGAGTAGAAAATCCGAATGAGGAAGAGAAATCAGGCGCTCTCTGTGAAATTGCTAATATCATATGTGGCAATATTGTACCATTATTCGCCGATGATGATGCTATTTGCTATGTGGAGCCGCCAATTATTATAGAAGAAAATACGGCCGGTCTAAAGGATAAAGGAGATAAAGAAACAGAGAGAGTACAAATTTATTTAGATGAGGGGACTGTAGAAATATCAGTTTATTATTCAATTGAGGTGAAGCTATGA
- a CDS encoding chemotaxis protein CheD → MKTVVGVSDLRISSNINEVIITYALGSCLGIAVYDPIVRVGGLLHVMLPLSKADPEKARRKPAMYVDSGLNLMLNGVYDLGAKKNNLVISVAGGASMKRKTADDYFKIGKRNFTVFRKILWKNGFMITNQDVGGAISRTMALRLSDGAVTINNKPIRSNGQSK, encoded by the coding sequence ATGAAAACAGTTGTAGGTGTAAGTGATTTACGCATCTCCTCTAATATAAACGAGGTAATTATTACCTATGCCCTCGGAAGTTGCCTGGGTATCGCAGTCTATGATCCCATAGTAAGAGTGGGAGGGTTACTCCATGTTATGCTTCCTCTTTCTAAAGCCGATCCGGAAAAGGCACGACGAAAACCGGCTATGTATGTGGATTCTGGATTAAACTTGATGTTGAATGGAGTGTATGACCTGGGAGCGAAAAAGAATAATTTAGTTATCTCAGTAGCTGGAGGAGCAAGCATGAAGCGAAAAACAGCAGATGATTATTTCAAGATAGGAAAGAGGAACTTCACAGTTTTTAGAAAAATATTGTGGAAAAATGGATTTATGATTACCAACCAGGATGTAGGAGGTGCAATATCCCGTACGATGGCTCTTCGATTGTCAGACGGAGCCGTTACTATAAATAATAAACCAATAAGATCAAACGGCCAATCAAAATAA
- a CDS encoding CheR family methyltransferase, whose protein sequence is MRLEQSEFEKIREKIYDYCGINLHEGKQALVRARVMKRIRKLGLSGFPQYLNYLQKDKSGREFLSLVDVLTTNKTSFFRESQHFDFIRDNVIPAMKGRRVKWWSAGCSTGEEPVSCAIALLEQKVSSRNVKILGTDLSRQVLQVAKKSIYSAKNMENISPSLKKKYFQKVDEGWYAVDDEIRQMITYGRLNLKTSWPLKGPFHVIMCRNVMIYFNRRTQQELVSRFCDILEPGGYLFLGHSESVAGANRGFKNIRPAVYQKI, encoded by the coding sequence ATGAGATTAGAACAGTCTGAATTCGAGAAAATACGTGAGAAGATTTATGACTATTGTGGCATAAATCTGCATGAAGGCAAACAGGCTCTCGTCCGGGCACGAGTAATGAAGCGAATCCGGAAGCTGGGGTTAAGCGGCTTTCCACAATACCTAAATTATTTACAGAAAGATAAAAGCGGACGGGAATTTCTTTCGCTCGTTGATGTTCTTACAACGAATAAAACCAGCTTCTTCAGAGAAAGTCAGCATTTCGACTTTATCAGGGATAACGTTATCCCCGCGATGAAAGGACGCCGCGTTAAGTGGTGGTCTGCGGGCTGTTCTACGGGTGAAGAGCCGGTAAGCTGTGCAATAGCTCTTCTTGAACAAAAAGTATCTTCCCGGAATGTAAAGATACTGGGTACGGATCTTTCGCGGCAAGTATTGCAGGTCGCTAAAAAGTCAATTTATTCTGCTAAGAATATGGAAAATATTTCGCCATCCCTTAAGAAAAAATATTTTCAGAAGGTTGATGAGGGATGGTATGCCGTTGATGATGAAATACGACAGATGATTACGTACGGCCGATTGAATCTTAAGACCTCCTGGCCCCTAAAAGGACCTTTCCATGTAATTATGTGTCGAAACGTGATGATCTATTTTAATCGCAGGACCCAGCAAGAACTCGTATCGCGTTTTTGTGATATCCTGGAACCGGGAGGGTATCTTTTTCTGGGTCACTCGGAAAGTGTAGCCGGAGCCAATCGCGGATTTAAAAATATTCGTCCCGCGGTTTACCAGAAGATTTAA
- a CDS encoding chemotaxis protein CheA: protein MSSIKNERIEDLEGIIRALADVWPADRENVAVAGAEFEEFISGFDENIGQLQKLIDISWEGFKYLFEKDEYFMSVKTATMQAVNTIREYIVNDGDIEVKDFEKAYDDLYDALAGEKESADTLIELEDEATETSDPETSETGTNDNIELEGKTLDDLAAYIMALDESDISDEEVRELSKLLAIGIDQSDEKVSSVLEDALDLVENAESGGQSQLKTGLPEIARIVEEAITIESEAQWSEGISDDNELTETQIADDEIARSQGTNDVVFFIPEEIDVVMVGEFVTECTELLDMAEGALLELEENPNDDELINKVFRAFHTIKGTSAFMGLPPISDFTHLLETMLSMVRDDEIGFDTACADISLEAIDIINNMLDVIEVSEGGDRLPKPLNYDRLIIVLERIASEAIAPEKALAEEGGIQYNAPVESNEEVLENGEAKANGTVKNPSDDSQTEASVRVNISRLDQLIDMIGELVIAHSVVAQDESIPDHSKLQKKINHTSKILRELQDTSLTLRMVPLKGTFHKMNRLVRDLSKKAGKEVKLSTFGEDTEIDRNMVDIINEPLVHMVRNAIDHGIETPEERKRSGKPEQATVWLRASQEGGKVVIEIEDDGRGINKKKVLEKAVNKGLVDAEANLTDKEIHNLIFLPGFSSTDEVTDLSGRGVGMDVVRRSIENLKGKVDIESEEGHGTKIIIELPFTLAITDGMLVRVGGQRFIVPILNIDRAFRAKKKDIFTVMGNSEKVSIRGETVPVIRLHDHFGITEGTESLTDGTLLAIRNANKKYALLVDEVIGQQQLVGKSINMVNEMKHISGGAILGDGTVGLILDTAALMRN from the coding sequence ATGAGTAGCATAAAGAATGAAAGAATAGAAGATCTTGAAGGCATAATTCGTGCCCTGGCTGATGTATGGCCGGCTGACAGAGAAAATGTAGCCGTTGCAGGAGCGGAGTTTGAGGAATTTATCTCCGGCTTTGATGAAAATATCGGGCAGCTACAAAAACTTATTGATATTTCTTGGGAAGGTTTTAAGTACCTCTTCGAGAAGGACGAGTACTTTATGAGTGTAAAAACAGCTACTATGCAGGCTGTTAATACAATACGGGAATACATCGTCAATGACGGAGATATAGAGGTCAAAGACTTTGAGAAGGCTTATGATGATCTCTACGATGCACTGGCCGGGGAGAAAGAATCTGCCGATACTCTCATTGAGCTTGAAGATGAAGCTACTGAAACTTCTGATCCTGAAACAAGCGAAACGGGTACAAATGACAATATTGAACTAGAAGGAAAAACGCTGGATGATTTAGCGGCGTATATTATGGCGCTGGATGAGAGTGATATTTCAGATGAAGAGGTACGGGAGCTAAGCAAGCTGTTAGCGATCGGCATTGATCAATCTGATGAGAAGGTTTCTTCTGTATTAGAAGATGCTTTGGATCTAGTAGAAAATGCTGAATCAGGAGGTCAGTCACAGCTAAAAACGGGATTGCCTGAAATTGCAAGAATCGTTGAAGAAGCGATTACTATTGAGTCTGAGGCTCAATGGTCGGAAGGAATTTCCGACGACAATGAACTGACAGAAACTCAGATCGCGGACGATGAAATAGCCCGATCACAGGGGACAAATGATGTGGTTTTTTTCATCCCCGAGGAGATCGATGTCGTAATGGTAGGGGAATTTGTGACGGAATGTACCGAGCTGCTGGATATGGCGGAAGGAGCACTGCTTGAGCTCGAGGAAAATCCGAACGACGATGAGCTTATCAACAAGGTATTTAGAGCATTCCATACCATTAAAGGGACCTCTGCCTTTATGGGGTTACCGCCTATTTCGGATTTTACGCATCTGTTGGAAACGATGTTGAGCATGGTTCGGGATGATGAAATTGGATTTGATACCGCTTGTGCAGATATATCCCTGGAAGCCATTGATATTATCAACAATATGCTCGATGTGATAGAGGTTTCAGAAGGTGGAGACCGCCTGCCCAAACCTTTGAATTATGATCGCCTGATTATAGTCTTGGAGAGAATTGCCAGCGAGGCCATTGCCCCTGAAAAAGCACTTGCCGAGGAGGGTGGGATTCAATATAACGCTCCGGTAGAATCTAATGAAGAAGTGCTTGAAAATGGAGAGGCAAAGGCCAACGGTACGGTTAAGAATCCGTCGGATGATTCACAAACGGAAGCATCGGTACGGGTTAATATAAGTCGACTCGATCAGCTTATTGATATGATCGGCGAGCTTGTAATCGCCCATTCGGTTGTGGCACAGGATGAGAGTATCCCGGATCATTCTAAATTGCAGAAGAAAATAAATCATACCAGCAAGATTTTGCGTGAGCTGCAGGATACAAGTTTGACTCTGCGTATGGTACCGCTAAAGGGCACCTTCCATAAGATGAATAGGCTCGTTCGGGACCTGTCCAAAAAAGCCGGAAAAGAAGTTAAATTATCAACCTTTGGCGAGGATACTGAGATTGACCGGAATATGGTGGATATTATCAATGAGCCGTTGGTTCATATGGTGCGAAATGCTATTGATCATGGTATAGAGACCCCGGAAGAACGGAAGAGAAGCGGCAAGCCCGAGCAGGCCACGGTATGGCTGCGGGCCTCGCAGGAAGGCGGTAAGGTTGTGATAGAAATTGAAGATGACGGCCGGGGTATCAATAAGAAGAAAGTGTTGGAAAAAGCGGTAAATAAAGGCCTGGTAGATGCTGAGGCAAACCTGACAGATAAAGAAATTCATAATCTTATTTTCCTTCCCGGATTTTCTTCTACTGATGAAGTGACGGACTTATCAGGTCGGGGTGTAGGTATGGATGTGGTTCGAAGATCGATAGAGAATTTAAAGGGTAAAGTAGATATTGAATCAGAGGAAGGCCACGGAACAAAGATAATTATTGAACTGCCTTTTACGCTTGCTATTACGGATGGAATGCTGGTGAGAGTTGGTGGACAACGCTTTATTGTTCCAATTTTAAATATCGACCGGGCATTTAGAGCTAAGAAGAAGGATATATTTACCGTAATGGGTAATTCGGAAAAAGTTTCTATCCGGGGAGAGACCGTTCCGGTAATTCGCTTGCACGATCACTTTGGTATCACGGAGGGCACGGAAAGTCTAACGGATGGAACACTTTTGGCTATCAGAAATGCCAATAAAAAATATGCGCTCTTAGTGGATGAAGTAATCGGTCAGCAGCAGCTTGTTGGTAAATCGATCAATATGGTAAATGAAATGAAGCATATCTCCGGTGGGGCGATCCTCGGAGATGGGACCGTGGGGCTTATCCTGGATACTGCTGCATTAATGAGAAATTAA
- a CDS encoding chemotaxis protein CheX: MNLDNFDELNEIPEDIVKKVRESVVNTFGSMLGEEPSYIPGSNGNDPLNGIVGNVTVFNSSHTLSLMLAIPKETAVYLSEAFIGMELPFESDDMGDLIGEVSNILAGDVAANVEKVGFRGQSSLPTATRGSDLTLFMPNKPPTKRMKFTSANTEFWLTMVLSESK; encoded by the coding sequence ATGAATTTAGATAATTTCGATGAGTTAAATGAAATTCCTGAAGATATTGTAAAAAAGGTTCGGGAATCTGTTGTTAATACGTTTGGATCCATGCTGGGTGAAGAACCATCTTATATTCCGGGTAGCAACGGTAATGATCCCCTTAACGGAATTGTGGGGAATGTGACGGTATTTAATTCCAGCCATACCCTTTCATTAATGCTTGCAATACCCAAGGAAACGGCTGTGTACCTTTCAGAGGCTTTCATTGGTATGGAGCTACCATTTGAGAGCGATGATATGGGGGATCTTATCGGAGAGGTTTCAAACATCTTGGCCGGTGATGTAGCCGCTAATGTCGAAAAAGTAGGATTTCGGGGCCAGTCGTCTCTGCCAACGGCTACGCGGGGGAGTGATCTCACCTTATTTATGCCAAATAAGCCTCCCACCAAAAGGATGAAATTTACGAGTGCAAATACAGAGTTTTGGCTTACCATGGTATTAAGTGAATCTAAATAA
- a CDS encoding response regulator, with the protein MAKIKALVVDDSKIMRSAVKRALNQLMLADFEYIEAKDGEDALSKFNDDIEILFVDWNMPNMTGVEFARAVRDQGRKNIPIIMVTAEKSMGKVDKALNEGGANEYVTKPFTADKMHKAISNYFDDDGNIAVGEDEDDGDKSFFKGILNS; encoded by the coding sequence ATGGCTAAAATAAAGGCATTAGTAGTAGATGATTCCAAGATTATGAGAAGTGCTGTAAAGAGAGCACTTAACCAATTAATGCTTGCGGATTTTGAATATATAGAGGCCAAGGATGGAGAAGATGCACTAAGTAAGTTCAATGACGATATAGAAATCTTATTCGTTGATTGGAATATGCCCAATATGACGGGCGTAGAGTTCGCAAGAGCAGTACGCGACCAAGGGAGGAAAAACATTCCAATAATTATGGTCACCGCTGAAAAGTCGATGGGCAAAGTTGATAAAGCCTTAAATGAAGGTGGGGCTAATGAATATGTTACCAAACCCTTCACAGCAGATAAAATGCATAAGGCCATCAGCAATTATTTTGACGATGATGGAAACATAGCTGTTGGTGAGGACGAAGATGATGGAGATAAAAGCTTCTTTAAAGGTATTCTCAATTCTTAA
- a CDS encoding histidine kinase dimerization/phospho-acceptor domain-containing protein has translation MMGVTDDTFVALVSKNEGDSKKREEDNGWEGEHPIIKRMAIADEFQKLRPALELRDKMVREYMHNAMSPISAISGYLELMQMFLQDEVDAERVEKYRSKIQKGISELSDIIEDLYDECDNEKELPENSSASIENKRNRRAS, from the coding sequence ATGATGGGTGTTACAGACGATACATTTGTTGCATTGGTTAGTAAAAATGAAGGAGACTCAAAAAAAAGGGAGGAGGATAACGGATGGGAAGGGGAACATCCCATAATAAAGCGAATGGCCATAGCAGATGAGTTCCAAAAGTTGAGGCCTGCTCTTGAATTGAGGGATAAGATGGTAAGAGAATATATGCATAATGCTATGTCTCCCATTAGTGCTATTTCAGGATACTTGGAACTCATGCAGATGTTTCTTCAGGATGAGGTTGATGCTGAACGGGTAGAAAAATATAGGTCAAAAATTCAAAAAGGGATAAGTGAGCTGAGTGACATTATTGAAGACCTCTATGATGAGTGTGATAACGAAAAAGAATTGCCAGAAAACAGTTCGGCTTCAATTGAGAATAAAAGGAATCGTCGGGCAAGTTAA
- a CDS encoding ATP-binding response regulator — protein sequence MQKAIEFLFINTSEDYISAALEILQQDGMEFQYTSLEKQAEILQAIEKEGRWDLILLSAKPPADNFSILELIKKQNRKVPVITLTEQENYKRVAISAMEKGANDCVSKEHIERLLPVAKRELKNKRKTDYLANAAHDMRTGINSIILSSKLLIEHDHDDLKLEQRKFTNAIYHSGHHLLRYIESFLEPEDDGGVYATKENLNTIDLHSFCKNMYQIFLPIAKEKDIQFEYKIGKHCPSQIQTNAIYLERILTNILSNAFKYTQKGNVTFNTYSPDAKIKQESNNIVAFQVNDTGIGIPEKQQKQIFNRYNRGSQSENQETMGHGLGLDICQQLTNILEGELHIESEVGTGSTFTLYLPAGYLSPHPEKPKISRKNEHSILPGSVEKLDNTVLVVDDSRMHNLAIKEFLSYKINHCFTASSTNEAYSILQEQSVDCIVLDLVLADQSGIDVAKYLRKKTGYSDIPIIIYTGKKLSKKERKLSDKYVDAVVQKGAGSYNKLMNTICTSLTANSFY from the coding sequence ATGCAAAAAGCTATTGAATTTCTTTTCATCAATACTTCTGAGGACTATATTTCTGCAGCTCTCGAAATTCTACAGCAGGATGGGATGGAGTTTCAATACACCTCCCTTGAAAAACAAGCAGAAATACTACAGGCTATAGAAAAAGAGGGGCGATGGGATTTAATTCTCCTTTCTGCAAAACCTCCCGCCGACAACTTTTCTATACTTGAGCTTATTAAAAAGCAGAATAGAAAGGTTCCTGTTATAACCCTAACAGAGCAAGAAAATTATAAGAGGGTCGCTATATCTGCGATGGAGAAAGGAGCAAATGATTGTGTATCAAAAGAACATATAGAACGATTATTACCTGTTGCTAAAAGGGAATTAAAAAATAAACGGAAAACCGACTATCTCGCTAATGCCGCTCATGACATGCGTACCGGCATAAATTCAATTATTTTATCAAGTAAATTACTGATTGAACATGACCATGATGATTTAAAACTAGAGCAGCGTAAGTTTACAAATGCGATATACCACTCCGGTCATCATTTGCTCCGATATATTGAATCATTTTTAGAACCCGAAGATGATGGTGGGGTCTATGCCACAAAAGAAAACCTAAATACCATTGATCTCCATTCATTTTGCAAGAATATGTATCAAATATTCTTACCTATTGCCAAAGAAAAGGACATCCAGTTTGAATATAAGATAGGAAAGCACTGCCCCTCCCAAATCCAAACAAATGCTATTTATTTGGAACGTATTTTAACCAATATTTTATCAAATGCGTTTAAATATACACAAAAGGGCAACGTAACTTTTAATACCTATTCACCAGATGCCAAAATTAAACAAGAATCCAACAATATTGTTGCCTTTCAAGTAAATGATACTGGAATAGGCATTCCCGAAAAACAACAAAAACAAATATTTAACCGATACAACCGGGGAAGCCAATCAGAAAACCAAGAGACTATGGGCCATGGCCTTGGATTAGATATTTGTCAACAGTTAACAAATATATTAGAAGGAGAGCTGCATATAGAAAGTGAAGTCGGCACCGGTAGCACATTCACGCTCTACCTACCGGCCGGCTACCTATCACCTCATCCAGAAAAACCCAAAATTTCTCGGAAAAATGAGCACTCTATACTGCCTGGGTCTGTAGAAAAATTAGATAATACGGTTCTGGTTGTAGACGACAGTAGGATGCATAACCTGGCTATCAAAGAATTTTTAAGCTATAAGATAAACCATTGCTTTACTGCCAGCTCTACTAATGAGGCTTACAGCATTCTCCAGGAACAATCGGTAGATTGTATTGTCCTCGATTTAGTTTTAGCTGATCAAAGTGGGATAGATGTGGCAAAATATTTGAGAAAGAAGACGGGATATTCAGATATCCCTATTATTATTTATACCGGTAAAAAGTTATCTAAGAAAGAGCGCAAACTCTCGGATAAATATGTTGATGCGGTTGTTCAAAAAGGGGCAGGAAGTTACAATAAGTTGATGAATACTATCTGTACTTCTCTTACAGCCAATTCTTTTTATTAA
- a CDS encoding capsule assembly Wzi family protein, with product MTVRPSSLYAQQIPINDIYQDYLCTLQISGTFSSSGEYSDPYTNADSLITVLNRLGPHPWNNLPPETLAHDNSSGSLVFIPHDPIIRNYWQSLEPSGNQDGPVWQGRGFTNDLSAGFFASYGIFSASIRPHVIFTQNKSFTLSPYSTNPNRSEYSYPLGNIDWPQRFGNSSYWSLYPGNSYIRADYNGWMTGISNELMRWGPARKNALLLDSNAPGFRHFFIGTSKPKDIYIGELQTKLFWGRLKESDYFDNNQFNNKRYITGLTLSISPKPAPGLKLGINRIFYETIPPEGIPVGDLFKIFEALTKINFANNSNAGGNDQSDQLLSLFGQWRFPESGLEIYGEWARTDHSWNWRDFFTEPEHSRGYTLGLEKTISLSNNRILSINGELTQLESSKTGHFRPDPTFYVHGTARQGYTNRGQLLGASIGPGSSSQYLDGTLYFDRGRLKVFGQRVAQNNDFLYQSDAMLNANIQSPDNPKYWLHNIEFRFGASYTYFYKQIETEIGFTYRRELNDHYIYKNDKNHLGIAFALRYRLSQLR from the coding sequence ATGACTGTTCGCCCATCCTCTTTATATGCCCAACAAATTCCGATAAATGACATTTACCAGGATTACCTGTGTACACTGCAAATCAGTGGTACATTTTCATCCTCAGGAGAGTACTCTGATCCTTATACCAATGCAGATTCTCTAATCACTGTTCTTAATCGTTTGGGACCTCATCCCTGGAATAATTTGCCACCGGAAACTTTAGCCCACGATAATTCATCCGGCTCCCTTGTTTTTATTCCCCATGATCCCATTATTCGCAACTATTGGCAGTCTCTCGAGCCAAGCGGCAATCAGGATGGCCCTGTTTGGCAGGGAAGAGGTTTTACAAATGATCTTTCGGCAGGCTTTTTTGCCAGCTATGGAATCTTTTCGGCATCTATCAGACCTCATGTTATTTTTACTCAAAATAAAAGTTTTACGCTTTCTCCCTATTCCACAAACCCAAACAGATCTGAGTATTCCTATCCGCTGGGAAATATTGACTGGCCACAACGCTTTGGAAATAGCAGCTACTGGAGCTTATATCCCGGAAATTCCTATATCCGCGCTGATTACAATGGATGGATGACAGGCATATCCAATGAACTCATGCGATGGGGGCCGGCTCGGAAAAATGCACTTCTTCTGGACAGTAACGCCCCGGGATTCCGACACTTCTTTATCGGCACTTCCAAACCTAAGGATATCTATATAGGCGAATTGCAAACCAAACTATTCTGGGGAAGACTAAAAGAGTCGGACTATTTTGATAATAATCAATTCAATAATAAGCGTTACATAACCGGCCTTACTTTATCGATTTCTCCCAAGCCCGCTCCGGGTCTAAAGCTGGGTATTAACAGAATCTTTTATGAAACGATCCCTCCCGAAGGAATACCTGTAGGTGATCTCTTTAAGATTTTCGAAGCTCTCACAAAAATCAACTTTGCCAACAATTCCAATGCGGGTGGCAATGACCAATCAGACCAACTCTTATCTTTATTTGGGCAATGGCGATTTCCGGAGAGCGGCTTAGAAATTTATGGAGAATGGGCACGGACCGACCACAGCTGGAATTGGCGTGATTTTTTTACGGAACCGGAGCACAGTCGTGGATATACTCTTGGTCTTGAAAAAACAATATCCTTAAGTAATAATAGGATATTGTCTATAAACGGGGAATTAACTCAACTTGAATCAAGCAAAACAGGACATTTTAGGCCAGACCCGACTTTTTATGTCCACGGAACTGCCCGGCAAGGGTATACCAACCGGGGACAACTGCTGGGAGCTTCAATTGGACCCGGATCCAGCAGTCAATATCTTGATGGAACGTTATACTTTGATAGGGGACGGTTAAAAGTTTTTGGGCAGCGTGTAGCCCAAAATAACGACTTCCTCTACCAGTCAGATGCTATGCTCAATGCAAACATACAAAGCCCCGATAATCCAAAATACTGGTTACATAATATTGAATTCCGATTCGGTGCTTCCTATACCTATTTTTACAAACAGATAGAAACGGAGATTGGCTTTACCTATCGGCGGGAACTTAATGATCATTATATCTATAAAAATGATAAAAACCATTTGGGAATAGCCTTTGCTCTTCGCTATCGCCTTTCTCAATTGCGGTAA